From Rhododendron vialii isolate Sample 1 chromosome 7a, ASM3025357v1:
CAAATACAATAATCTGTTTTATCTCCAATTCCCCCTCATTGATGTCTGAACAATTTTCCTTCTCTTATTATAGTTGCACAAGCAAACtcatttctttcctttcccttcactctctctctctaaaaaaatcttctctctaTATCTCAGCCCatcaaaagagggaaaaaggCGATAACTTTAGGGGGAAAAAATCATGTCTTCCCCAAGCAAACGCCGAGAGATGGACTTGATGAAACTGTTAATCCTCTAATTGATCTCTTGAATTAGTTGGTTgcttcaattttctttctttaattaatttggGCTTCTTGTTTGATTCTtgttgtcttgttttttttttttttgggcttataAATTAGGATGATGAGTGATTACAAGGTAGAGATGATCAATGATGGCATGCAAGAGTTCTATGTACATTTCAATGGACCTAGTGACAGTAAATCTTCTTACCCTTATCTCAATCGGATACCCTTTAGTCCTGTTCAATTGATTTTTGAGCCTTTATGATGTTTTCTCTTGTGTGTCTTTGCAAATTCTAGATGTGTCTTTTTTGGATTTGCTTTGTTGACCATCTACTTCTGATGAACTCGGTCTTTCTGTAATTATAGTAGTTCTCAAGATTTTGTgcataaaatgatttttgacCAGTTTTGATCTGGGTTTGATGTTTAGTTATGGGATTCGATTACTTatgcaatttgtttttttttttttttaccgctACCCTTTTTATGGGCTTTAATTTGACATAagattgttttcttttggattttaATGCCCAAAATACTGTAATAATTGGGGCTTCTGACTTGTAAGGGAGTTACTTATTGGTCTAGGTTGATTACTGTTTTCATATAGTTGTTGTAGACGTATTGTTTACTTGTAGTCCTCAATGAACTTGCTAAATTTAGAAATTGGATTGAATGAGATTTTTTCATTGCAAAATGAAAGCACTACCTTCAGTTCCATTTTCTTATCTAATTGTTCACGGGCAGGTCCTTATCATGGAGGTGTGTGGAAGATAAGGGTTGAACTTCCAGATGCTTATCCTTATAAATCTCCGTCGATAGGCTTTATTAATAAGATCTACCACCCAAATGTTGACGAAATGTAAGTAAAGTGTTACAATCCTATAATTTTCTGTAAAAGCAATGCACCATATTTGTATGGTGAGGGAGGAATGGTTCCAATATTGACAATCGTCGTGGTTTACTTAATACAGGTCAGGCTCCGTGTGTTTAGATGTTATCAATCAGACGTGGAGCCCTATGTTTGGTAAAAGAAGTTATCTTGCTGTTTTTCGCTAACAAGATTGCAATGGCttcttaaaatgaaagacaaagaTAGCTCTCAGTTAAATAGTTAAGAATTACATTTTCACCTATGTTTTGCCAGATCTGGTAAATGTATTTGAAGTGTTCCTTCCACAACTTCTGTTGTATCCCAACCCGTCAGACCCGTTGAATGGGGAGGCTGCTGCTCTCATGATGCGCGACCGAACTGCTTACGATCAAAGAGTTAAAGGTACGGAGGTTTAACCTACTTAAACTTATATGCTCTCAAGTCTCAATCTTTCAATGCTAATGTGACTAGGATGAAAATCCCCCACTTCAATTATAGCTATCTCTCAGAAGGTTTTGGCTGTTTAGGTGCAGGATGCAGCCCTTAAAATCATGTATTTGTGAAATGATGTTTAACAAAAGTGGAGAGTGTGCACTCTTTGTGTGGACTGTGGAGTATAACTGGGAGTAAGTCATTAGTCATGCATGTTGAGTACTTCCCTTTTTCCAAGGGAACTGCACTAAGTGTTCGTCATATACTGAGATCGAAATGGTTCAGCATTACCGGAGTGGTGTGTGTATATGCAGTCTTGAGGAATTGTAGTAGGTTCCTATGCGTATGGAACTTTATCATGCCTCATGCAACATCTAGCTGCTATGCCAAATGCCAATGACAATCTGTTTACTGGGTTGGTtatcagggggaaaaaaaatctgtgTAACTAGGTCTTATGATAAGCTTTACTCAGTTAGTCCTTCATTAGGTGGGTTTCTGCCCTGCTCCTTGGGTGGTTAAAGCTTACAAAGAATTTGCTAGTGTAAATTCACTTGCCCACCCCACTTTGGAGTTCGGAC
This genomic window contains:
- the LOC131332114 gene encoding ubiquitin-conjugating enzyme E2-23 kDa-like, translating into MSSPSKRREMDLMKLMMSDYKVEMINDGMQEFYVHFNGPSDSPYHGGVWKIRVELPDAYPYKSPSIGFINKIYHPNVDEMSGSVCLDVINQTWSPMFDLVNVFEVFLPQLLLYPNPSDPLNGEAAALMMRDRTAYDQRVKEYCEKYAKPEDAGAAPEEKSSDEEMSEDEYDSSDEAMVGPVDP